A region from the Lutra lutra chromosome 1, mLutLut1.2, whole genome shotgun sequence genome encodes:
- the GDF15 gene encoding growth/differentiation factor 15, whose translation MLSVLLMFSWLPSGGALSLAQERLPAFPGPSDAHSSTDISRAQEFRKHYEHLQTRLRLNQSWGDSNSDLVLAAPVRILTPKLRLGPGGHLHLHIARADLTERLPAASHLHRALLRLSSTEPISWDVTRPLQRQLSLGGSRASALRLRLLPPLDLDGLRATLPSARPQLELHWRPSAARGRREAHAHAGDSCPLGEGRCCRLQSLRASLEDLGWASWVVAPRELDVRMCIGACPSQFRSANTHAQMQARLHGLNPDAAPAPCCVPASYEPVVLMHQDSDGRVSLTPFDDLIAKDCHCV comes from the exons ATGCTGTCAGTGCTGCTGATGTTTTCGTGGCTGCCTTCGGGAGGTGCCCTGTCTCTGGCCCAGGAGCGCCTCCCAGCCTTTCCAGGACCCTCAGATGCACACTCCAGCACGGACATCTCCAGAGCCCAGGAGTTTCGGAAACACTACGAACACCTGCAGACCAGGCTGCGGTTGAACCAAAGCTGGGGCGATTCAAACTCTGACCTCGTCCTTGCAGCTCCAGTCCGGATACTCACTCCAAAGC tGAGACTGGGGCCGGGCGGCCACCTGCACCTGCACATCGCCCGGGCCGACCTGACTGAGCGGCTCCCCGCAGCCTCCCACCTGCATCGGGCGCTGCTCAGGCTGTCCTCGACGGAGCCCATCTCGTGGGACGTGACTCGGCCGCTGCAACGTCAGCTCAGCCTTGGAGGTTCCCGGGCCTCGGCACTACGCCTGCGACTGCTGCCTCCATTGGACTTGGATGGGTTGAGAGCAACGTTACCTTCCGCACGTCCCCAGCTTGAGCTGCATTGGCGGCCAAGCGCGGCCAGGGGGCGCCGAGAGGCGCATGCGCACGCCGGGGACAGTTGCCCCCTCGGCGAGGGACGCTGTTGCCGCCTGCAAAGCCTGCGTGCGTCGCTCGAGGACTTGGGTTGGGCCAGCTGGGTGGTGGCGCCTCGCGAGCTAGACGTGCGCATGTGTATTGGCGCGTGCCCAAGCCAGTTCCGGTCGGCTAACACTCACGCGCAGATGCAGGCGCGCCTGCACGGCCTGAATCCCGATGCCGCGCCTGCGCCATGCTGCGTGCCCGCCAGCTATGAGCCGGTGGTGCTCATGCACCAAGACAGCGACGGTCGCGTGTCGCTTACGCCCTTCGACGATCTCATAGCCAAGGACTGCCACTGCGTATGA